A region of the Pricia mediterranea genome:
TTTCGGCATCGTTCAAGGGATATTGCAGCTCCTTGCCCTTATCGAGTTGGGTCATATTAAACCACGCATTTTGGTGTATCCAAACCCCTGCATCTTCTGCATTGGGCGATAATACCTGCTGCAACTGGTTTTTACGATCTGCAGTGTCTAGCGTAATCTGATCGTAGCGTGGCGCTACACCTTGCTTGTTCGGCACTATCCAAATCTGCAGAAATTTTACGGGCTTATCGGGATTGTAGTTGTATTCGGAATGCATCACCCCGGTGCCGGCACTCATTACCTGAATATCGCCCGCCTTGATAAGGGTCGCGTTCCCCATATTATCTTGATGCTTTAAATCGCCTTCAAGGGGAATGGATACAATTTCCATATCCCTATGAGGATGCGCTCCAAAGCCTCTACTTTCCGAGACGATATCATCGTTCAATACTCTCAACACCCCAAAGTTCATCCGCTCGGGATTATGATAGTTTGCAAAACTGAAAGTATGTTTGGAATGCAGCCATCCGTGGTCGGCATCCCCTCTTGTGTCCGCTTTGTGTAGTACTGTGTTCATGGTTTTTCTACTCCTTATTTATAATATATTCTATTTTTACTTTTATCGTCGCCTTATTTAAAGCTAATGTTATACCAGAACTGTAATTAGCTGTTTTACAAATGAGTACACTATGTCGTGTAAGCATATGTTCTTATTTATGAGAATTTTCTGTTATTTGAGAAATATTAACCTATTTTTAACCACAAAGATGTAACCTAATGGCAGAAATCGCAGAGGTAGGGCCTATTAAGGAATGGTTGGTGGATACCCTTCCCTATGAGGTGTTCTGGGCAAATCGGGACGGCAACATCATTTATGGCAATCAGATACTGTGTGACCGCCTTCAATATAAAAAATCGGAGCTTACCAAGTTGAGCATATTCGATATCAATAGCACCGTTACCTCCGAGAGCTGGCGGGCGCATTGGGAAAAGGTCCGAAAAAATGGCAGTGACAATTTTAAGGCGGTACACCGAAATAGATCCGGTAAATTTTATGAGGTAGAGGTATATGCCCAATTTTTCTCTTATGGAGGGGAACAAATGATCTGTGCCATTTTGAAAGATATCTCGTCCTCCAGCTTTTATAAAAATCTAATTGACAATGTAGAATCTATCGCCAAGGTCGGGGGGTGGAACCTAGATCTTCAAGATGGCACCATTCTAGTTACGAAAGAGGCACTCTCTATCTTCAAAACCGAGAATAAAGAAGATTTTCATCCCAATAAAATAATCCATTATCTAAAGGATGCCGACCTTTTCAAAAAAAGTATTGTCAAAGCGACTCGAAATGCCGTACCGTTCGACGAGGTTTTTGAGACTAAAGAAAATCCGAGTAGGTTTATACGTGCCATTGTAAAACCGGTGCTAAAAGGAGACAAAATTTTTAAGATCGTAGGCGTTTACCAAGATGTTACCGAAGGCAAAGAGCGGGATGTGCAATTACATCGGGCCTTAGAGGAAATAAAGAGCTTAAAGGACAAGCTCGAAATCGAAAACGAGTATTTACAGGAAGAAATAAGTGCTAAGATCAATGCCGACAACATCATCTGTAAAAGCGAGGTTTATGCCAAAGTATTGGAACAAGTACATCTGGTGGCGCCGACAGCTACCACGGTATTGATTACGGGGGAATCCGGTACAGGTAAAGAATTACTGGCAAGTGCGCTGCACACTAACAGCTTGCGCAAAGAGCGTCCCCTCATAAAAGTGAATTGTGCCACTTTGCCCAAAGAACTCATCGAGAGCGAACTGTTCGGGCATAAAAAGGGGGCTTTTACCGGTGCTGTCGATGACAAGGTGGGTAAGTTTACGCTTGCCGATGGGGGCACCATTTTCCTGGATGAAATCGGGGAGTTGCCCATTGACTTACAATCCAAATTGTTACGGGTTTTACAAGATGGTGAATTTGATGAACTGGGCGGTACAAAGACCATAAAAGTGGATGTGCGGGTAATCGCCGCTACCAATAGGCGTCTTGAAAAAATGATAAAGGAAGGTACATTTAGGGAAGATCTTTATTATAGGTTGAATGTGTTTCCAATCTACAATATACCTCTTCGTGATAGGAAGGAAGACATTCCGCTACTGGCACAGTTCTTTTTGGAAAAATATTCGGCCAAGGCCGGTAAATCATTCAGACGATTATCCAAAAAAACAGTGAACGCGCTAATGGCCTATAGTTTTCCCGGAAATATAAGGGAACTGGAAAATCTAATAGAACGCGCCGTTATCGTCGAAAGTGGAACAACACTGAATATCGGAAGTTGGATGCCCACGGAATCGGAATCGGAATCTATCAGAACAGGGGGGCTTCTAACCTTTGAGGAAGCCCAACGGCAGCATATTATTCGTGCCTTAAAACAGACGGATGGAAAAGTAAGCGGCATTGGCGGCGCTGCCGGCATTTTGGATATGAACGCAAAAACCCTGTTTGCCAGAATTAAAAAATTGGGTATCGAAAAAGAAACCGTTTTTAATAGCTGAACCGAACAATATTGAATCGCGACCACTAGTAGATTAGAAGCCTTCAGCGATGGGGTCTCGCCATCGTTATCACTATTATGGTTTTGGAGCTTAAGGCTCCGGAAGATGCGACCATGCAGTCTTTGTTCAAAGTACTTCCCGTGTTTATTGGCTATGTGTTGAGCTTTATCTACATAGGCATCTATTGGAACAACCACCATCACCTGTTTCAAGTGACATAAAACCGTCACTTAAGATAAACTTACCTTGCGTGGACCTGTCGTATAAAAAAGCCCCTCAATCTCTTGAAGGGCATGTTCTCATTACTGTGACCTGGCTGGGGCTCGAACCCAGGACCCTCTCCTTAAAAGGGAGATGCTCTACCAACTGAGCTACCAGGTCGGACTAACAACATTTTATATAACGCTAACAATATTCCCTTTAGCGGCTGCAAATATAAAAGCAATAATTAATTTGACAAGTCGATTTCAAGAGAAATTTGAGATTTCTTTGAATTGGCTCTAAAATGCTTCATTTTTACAAAAAGTCAAAAGCGTGAAAATAATTCTATTGGGATATATGGGAAGTGGCAAAACCACGGTGGGAAAGAAACTCGCCCGGCAAATGGGACTCCAGTTCTTGGATCTGGATGATTATATCGAGGAAAAGGAAAAATTATCCGTTGCCGATATTTTTGGCGATAAAGGAGAACTATACTTTAGAAAAAAAGAACACCAGTACCTGAACGAGCTTCTTCTTCGTAAAGACAATTTCGTGCTTTCGGTAGGAGGGGGGACCCCTTGCTATGGCAAAAATATGGAGACAATCTTAAAGGGTTCGGAGAACGTGTTCTACCTCAAGGTACCTATTGGACAACTGGCGCAACGCCTGTCCCAACAAAAATCCACGAGGCCTTTAATACGGCATATCCCCGATGGTGAGCTGCCCGAATTCATCGGAAAGCATCTTTTCGAACGCAGTGAATTCTATAATCAAGCCCACACGGTGATCGACTGCGGCAGTAATGAAGCAATCGATATAGTTGCGGATATCATGAATTCAATGCAACAATGAATTAATTCAACAATGAATAAGATATCTATTGACTTTCAGTCCGGAACCGTTGTGGAAAACTGGGATTATCAATCCGATTCCTGAGCAGTTTAATCCAAATAAACCACATCGTTTTTTGACTTGAACTCCACATGAACGTGCTCCTGTAGCGAGGTGGATAATGAAATACCTTTAAAATCGGCTTTCACCGGATATTTCTTGTGATTTCGATTGACCAAAACCGCTGTTTTTAACTGTTTAAGAGGTGTTTTTAAAAAATGGTGGACCCCGTAGATTAGGGTAGTGCCGGAATTTAATACGTCATCGACCAACACTACGGATTTTTCGCGATATCCATCCTCGGGAATAGAGGTTTGAACACCGCTTGAAAGGGGGTCGGACTTGTCCATAGTAACGTCGCATAGTGTTATTTCGGCATCGGTGATTTGTTTCAGCACGGCTTGCAATTTCTTGGCGAACTGTAATCCCCCTGACGCTATCCCCGCGATGATAATTTCCTTTTCATCGACATTGGCTTCGTAGATTTGATAGGCGATGCGACGTACGGTATGCTGTATTTGCTCGTGTGTTAGTATCTTGTTGTCCATATGGATGGGATATCTGTTGTTCAAAGATAAACGGGAGAGCGGGAATTAGAACCATTTCTGACCGATTTTCCTATCTGAATCTATTTTTGGGATAAGAAGTCAAGTAGTCACGCTCGACATTTTGGTTTAATATCCGATTCTTCCTTCAGTACTATTCTTCCACGGAGGATGGCCCTTCGTCCAGATACTCCTCGATATCGCGTCGGTCTTTTTTTGTGGGTCTTCCCGTACCTTTCTTTCGGTAGTGTTCCTTGGTTTTTTTCAATAGCTCGCCGTGTTCATAGACTTCCTTGGGGGTGGTGTCTTTCCGGTAGATATCCACCAGCTTGGCCCCGACCCGACTCTTGGGGATATCGAGTACGGTAAGCTGTAGGTCGATCTGGTTTTTGCGAACTTGGACTTCATCCATTGGAAAAACCTCACGCGACGGTTTCACCACCTGGTCGTTGACCTTTACCTGTCCCTTTTTACAGGCCCTCGAGGCAACGCTACGGGTCTTAAAATAACGGACGTGCCAAAGGTATTTATCGATACGCATGGAAAATCTTTGTTAAGGTCTCGAACAAAAGTAAGGGAAAATTGTATCTTGCCGCTTTTAAAAACGAAAGATGATAATGAGTAGAGTAGCTGCCTTGTTTGCCGTGGGATTACTGGTAATTTCCTGTAATAATGATGATGAAGGTGCGCCCCCACCCGTGCCCCCAAGACCCTTGGCTGAAGTTGCTGCAGAGGATGAGGCCAAAATTCAGGAGTATCTCAATACCCATTATTATAATTATGAGGATTTTGAAAATCCGACCGAGGATTTTGATTATCGGGTTGTGGTCAAAAAAATTCCAGAAGGGGATACGCTGTTAAAACCCCTTTCGATGCAAACGGCAAGCAAGACCGTGCATCTATCATCGAGTGACCTTAATCTTGAAGGGGATGAGCAAAATATCGAACACAAGATGTACTTTCTAAAGGCCCGGGAAGGCGTGGGCGAAAGCCCGACGGAGGTCGATTCCGTTTTTCTTAGGTACGAGGGATCTCGTTTAGACGGAACTGTTTTCGATAGCAACATCGGTAACCCCTCTTGGCTCGATTTACAAGGTACTTTGTCACAAGGCAATAGTGGAACGATTCAAGGTTTTAAACGAGGGCTGCCTCAGTTTAAATCCGGAGGGGATATCATCGTCAATGATGACGGTACTTTCGAAGTCAAGGGTTTTGGTTCAGGTCTGTTGATATTTCCATCGGCTTTGGGTTATTACAATAGTCCGAACGTTGGTGCTTCTTATTCGCCTTTAGTATTCAATATACAGTTGTTGGTGAGCAATACTGCGGATCATGATCGCGATGGTACCCCGACAAAGGATGAAGTGGAAATTGATGAGGAGGGGAACGTCACTTTGACCGATACCAACAACGATGGCATCCCCGATTATCTTGATCCCGATACGAAATAGCTTCCGAGCGAATCTACATCTTTAAAAAACAAAGCCGTCTCCAACAATGAAGACGGCTTTGTTTTTTATTACGAAGCTCCAAACTCCGTCAAGTGCGCAGTAATATATCATTCGGTCACTATTCCGAGACTATAGATTCAGAAAGACTTCCCTAAAGGCATCCTACAATTTCAAGGATACCGCAAAGACCACCTGCGAAGGCCTGGAATCGACCCGGCCGGAAATCTCTGGTGTAATATTGTCGCCGATAAACTCCGCTTCATTTTCCGAGAATCCCCTTTGGTAGCGTACGTCGAGTCCCAAACGGCCCAGATCTACCCCGGCTCCGATGTGCAGCCCAACGGTAAAATCCTTTTCCGCATCGTTGATATTAAAGCCCTCCAAATCATTGTTCAGTATATACTGAAAGGCGGGGCCTGCGAACACATGTAAGGGACCGATAAGCTTGGCTCCGACCAATACGGGCAGGTCCAACTTTGATATATCATATTTGGTGCCCCCGTTTAGATCGTAGGCGCTTTGCGTTTTAGTATAGATCAATTCCGGGCGGAGATACAAGCGTAGCAGCTGCAGTTGGCCGAACACCCCGACGTGGTAACCGACTTTTCCGTCCGAACCCTGAACGATGTTCTCGGCGGCATCGCCAACAGAGGCAATCAGGTCACCGTTCTGATTGTAGTTGAGTCCACCTTTGATTCCGAACCCTGATTTCGATTGTGAAAAGGCAGCGATGCTGAATAGCGCAAAGGCCGCCGCAAGCAGTGAATTTTTCATATATAGTGTTTGTTTATGTGGTTATCACGGCATCAAAAACAATACCGCGATAACCGTAGCGTTTCTATCCCTTACAACGGCAGCTCAATGGGTTTATTGTACCGACTCCCTAATTTGAATTGCATTTATTTTTTCCTTAAGGATCTAATGCGGGTCAGATGACTATCTTTGTCCCCAATATTACGAAATTTGAAGTTTACCCTACACCAAACGGACGTTAAAAGCAAGGCGCGGGCCGGGACCATGGTCACTGATCACGGCGCAATTGAAACCCCGATTTTTATGCCTGTGGGCACCGTGGCTTCCGTAAAAAGCGTACATCAGCGTGAATTAAAGCAAGATATCGACCCCGATGTCATCCTCGGGAATACCTACCACCTCTTTCTTCGTCCCAAGACCGATATCCTCAAACAGGCGGGGGGACTCCACAAGTTCATGGGATGGGACCGGAACATCCTTACCGACAGCGGCGGCTATCAGGTCTATTCCCTATCCAACAATAGAAAAATCAAGGAAGAAGGGGTCAAGTTCAAATCCCATATCGACGGATCGACCCATCTTTTCACCCCCGAACGGGTCATGGAAATCCAACGTATTATCGGGGCCGATATCATCATGGCCTTCGACGAATGTACCCCATATCCCTGTGATTACAACTACGCCGAACGCTCCATGCACATGACCCACCGCTGGCTGGAACGCTGTATCGCGCATCTGGAGAAAACACCTTTGGAATACGGATATTCCCAAACCTTTTTCCCGATCGTACAGGGCTCGACCTATTTGGACCTTCGAAAACGCTCCGCCGAATATATCGCCGGGGTAGGGGCGGAGGGCAATGCCATTGGGGGGCTGTCCGTAGGGGAGCCCGCCGAAGAGATGTATGCCATGGCCGAGGTGGTCTGTGACATCCTTCCCGAAGACAAGCCGCGCTATTTGATGGGGGTAGGAACGCCAATCAATATCCTGGAAAACATTGCCCTGGGCGTCGATATGTTCGACTGCGTCATGCCGACCCGAAACGCGAGAAACGGCATGTTGTTCACGGCGCACGGCACCATCAACATCAAGAACAAAAAGTGGGAAAACGATTTTTCCCCGGTTGATGAAATGGGCCTCACCTTTGTCGACACCGAATACTCGAAGGCCTATCTGCGGCATCTTTTCGCGGCCAATGAATATTTGGGCAAGCAGATTGCCACCATACACAACCTCGGTTTCTACCTCTGGTTGGTTAGGGAGGCGAGAAAGCATATTTTAGCGGGGGATTTTTCAGAGTGGAAGACCGTCATGGTCAAACAAATGGATAAAAGGCTGTAGAAGTGCTGACCATAATCGACAAATACATACTGAAACGCTACCTGGTCACTTTTGGGGTCATGATTTTGTTGTTCATTCCCATTGGGATTATGGCCCACTTGGCCGAACAGATCGGTAGAATGCAGGCCAATGAGGCGCCTTTGGACGAGATTATAGTCTATTTCGGTAACTTTACGATATATATAGGAAGCCTACTGTTTCCGATCTTCCTCTTTCTTTCCATTATCTTTTTCACCTCGAAGCTGGCCAGTAATACCGAAATCGTGGCCATTTTAAGCTCCGGGGTATCCTACGGCAGGTTTTTAAGGCCCTATTTGATCGGGGCATCCATCATCGCCCTAATCATGTTCGTCCTGGGGATGTTCATCGTGCCCTCCGCAAGTTTGGGATTCAACGAGTTTAAATACAAATACATTAAAAAAGGCAAGCAGGATCGGGTCACCAGCAACGTCTTTACTCAATTGAACAAGACCGATTATATCTATGTCAGCAATTTTGACCCGGCCCGACAGATCGGCTATAACTTTACCTACGAACGTTTTAATGAGGATGACCAATTGGATTTCAAGATATCGGCAGCCAATATCCGATGGGTCGAAAAGGATAGCGCGTACCGCTTGACCTCCTATACCAAGCGAAAGATGGTGGGCGATACCGCGCTGGTGGATACCAAACGCCGGCTGGATACCCTGTTCACCTTCGATATAAGCGATCTGACCCCGGTGTCTTACGTGGCCGAGACCAAGAATATCTTCGAACTGAACAAGTTTATCGAAGACCAGCGGCAGAAGGGCGCCTCGAACATCAACACGTATGTCTTGGTAAAATATAAAAGGTGGGCCTTGCCGATATCCGCCTTTATCCTGACCATCATTGCGGTGGCCGTGGCCTCGGTAAAGCGCAGGGGCGGCATGGGCGTGAACCTGGCCTTCGGAATAATCGTGGCCTTTATATTTATATTTTTTGACAAGGTTTTCGGTACCTTGGCCGAACAGTCCGGCTTTTCACCCTTATTGGCCGTGGTGCTGCCGAACCTGCTCTTTGGTATTTTGGCTTTTGTGCTCCTGCAGAAGGCAAAGCGGTAGGCAGTCAGGTTTTAAAATTTTATATTTGTCCAATCAAACAAACCTATCAGAACATGGAATATCTCGATTTTGAACTTCCCATCAAGGAACTCGAAGAACAGCTCGATAAGTGTATGGTCATCGGGGAGGAGAGCGATGTCGACGTGACCGAGACCTGCAAGCAGATCGAACAGAAACTGGCCGATACCCGTAAGGAAATCTATAAGAACCTTACCGCTTGGCAGCGCGTACAGCTGTCCCGACACCCGAATCGTCCCTATACGTTGGACTATATCAATGCCATCTGTGGTGATACTTTTCTTGAACTTCACGGGGACCGAAACGTCAAGGACGATAAGGCGATGATTACAGGGCTTGGGAAAATCGACGACCAAAGCTATATGTTTCTCGGACAGCAAAAAGGCTATAACACCAAGACTAGGCAGTATCGCAATTTTGGAATGGCCAATCCCGAGGGATACCGTAAAGCCCTCCGCGCCATGAAATCCGCCGAAAAGTTCGGAATACCCGTGGTGTGCCTGATC
Encoded here:
- a CDS encoding pirin family protein; its protein translation is MNTVLHKADTRGDADHGWLHSKHTFSFANYHNPERMNFGVLRVLNDDIVSESRGFGAHPHRDMEIVSIPLEGDLKHQDNMGNATLIKAGDIQVMSAGTGVMHSEYNYNPDKPVKFLQIWIVPNKQGVAPRYDQITLDTADRKNQLQQVLSPNAEDAGVWIHQNAWFNMTQLDKGKELQYPLNDAENNGVYAFVLKGDATVNGQALHERDGFGIWDVANLDIKADTDTEILLMEVPMNV
- a CDS encoding sigma 54-interacting transcriptional regulator, whose translation is MAEIAEVGPIKEWLVDTLPYEVFWANRDGNIIYGNQILCDRLQYKKSELTKLSIFDINSTVTSESWRAHWEKVRKNGSDNFKAVHRNRSGKFYEVEVYAQFFSYGGEQMICAILKDISSSSFYKNLIDNVESIAKVGGWNLDLQDGTILVTKEALSIFKTENKEDFHPNKIIHYLKDADLFKKSIVKATRNAVPFDEVFETKENPSRFIRAIVKPVLKGDKIFKIVGVYQDVTEGKERDVQLHRALEEIKSLKDKLEIENEYLQEEISAKINADNIICKSEVYAKVLEQVHLVAPTATTVLITGESGTGKELLASALHTNSLRKERPLIKVNCATLPKELIESELFGHKKGAFTGAVDDKVGKFTLADGGTIFLDEIGELPIDLQSKLLRVLQDGEFDELGGTKTIKVDVRVIAATNRRLEKMIKEGTFREDLYYRLNVFPIYNIPLRDRKEDIPLLAQFFLEKYSAKAGKSFRRLSKKTVNALMAYSFPGNIRELENLIERAVIVESGTTLNIGSWMPTESESESIRTGGLLTFEEAQRQHIIRALKQTDGKVSGIGGAAGILDMNAKTLFARIKKLGIEKETVFNS
- a CDS encoding shikimate kinase, with translation MKIILLGYMGSGKTTVGKKLARQMGLQFLDLDDYIEEKEKLSVADIFGDKGELYFRKKEHQYLNELLLRKDNFVLSVGGGTPCYGKNMETILKGSENVFYLKVPIGQLAQRLSQQKSTRPLIRHIPDGELPEFIGKHLFERSEFYNQAHTVIDCGSNEAIDIVADIMNSMQQ
- a CDS encoding phosphoribosyltransferase family protein is translated as MDNKILTHEQIQHTVRRIAYQIYEANVDEKEIIIAGIASGGLQFAKKLQAVLKQITDAEITLCDVTMDKSDPLSSGVQTSIPEDGYREKSVVLVDDVLNSGTTLIYGVHHFLKTPLKQLKTAVLVNRNHKKYPVKADFKGISLSTSLQEHVHVEFKSKNDVVYLD
- a CDS encoding RNA-binding S4 domain-containing protein; translation: MRIDKYLWHVRYFKTRSVASRACKKGQVKVNDQVVKPSREVFPMDEVQVRKNQIDLQLTVLDIPKSRVGAKLVDIYRKDTTPKEVYEHGELLKKTKEHYRKKGTGRPTKKDRRDIEEYLDEGPSSVEE
- a CDS encoding FKBP-type peptidyl-prolyl cis-trans isomerase, producing the protein MSRVAALFAVGLLVISCNNDDEGAPPPVPPRPLAEVAAEDEAKIQEYLNTHYYNYEDFENPTEDFDYRVVVKKIPEGDTLLKPLSMQTASKTVHLSSSDLNLEGDEQNIEHKMYFLKAREGVGESPTEVDSVFLRYEGSRLDGTVFDSNIGNPSWLDLQGTLSQGNSGTIQGFKRGLPQFKSGGDIIVNDDGTFEVKGFGSGLLIFPSALGYYNSPNVGASYSPLVFNIQLLVSNTADHDRDGTPTKDEVEIDEEGNVTLTDTNNDGIPDYLDPDTK
- a CDS encoding outer membrane beta-barrel protein — its product is MKNSLLAAAFALFSIAAFSQSKSGFGIKGGLNYNQNGDLIASVGDAAENIVQGSDGKVGYHVGVFGQLQLLRLYLRPELIYTKTQSAYDLNGGTKYDISKLDLPVLVGAKLIGPLHVFAGPAFQYILNNDLEGFNINDAEKDFTVGLHIGAGVDLGRLGLDVRYQRGFSENEAEFIGDNITPEISGRVDSRPSQVVFAVSLKL
- the tgt gene encoding tRNA guanosine(34) transglycosylase Tgt gives rise to the protein MKFTLHQTDVKSKARAGTMVTDHGAIETPIFMPVGTVASVKSVHQRELKQDIDPDVILGNTYHLFLRPKTDILKQAGGLHKFMGWDRNILTDSGGYQVYSLSNNRKIKEEGVKFKSHIDGSTHLFTPERVMEIQRIIGADIIMAFDECTPYPCDYNYAERSMHMTHRWLERCIAHLEKTPLEYGYSQTFFPIVQGSTYLDLRKRSAEYIAGVGAEGNAIGGLSVGEPAEEMYAMAEVVCDILPEDKPRYLMGVGTPINILENIALGVDMFDCVMPTRNARNGMLFTAHGTINIKNKKWENDFSPVDEMGLTFVDTEYSKAYLRHLFAANEYLGKQIATIHNLGFYLWLVREARKHILAGDFSEWKTVMVKQMDKRL
- a CDS encoding LptF/LptG family permease, with the protein product MTIIDKYILKRYLVTFGVMILLFIPIGIMAHLAEQIGRMQANEAPLDEIIVYFGNFTIYIGSLLFPIFLFLSIIFFTSKLASNTEIVAILSSGVSYGRFLRPYLIGASIIALIMFVLGMFIVPSASLGFNEFKYKYIKKGKQDRVTSNVFTQLNKTDYIYVSNFDPARQIGYNFTYERFNEDDQLDFKISAANIRWVEKDSAYRLTSYTKRKMVGDTALVDTKRRLDTLFTFDISDLTPVSYVAETKNIFELNKFIEDQRQKGASNINTYVLVKYKRWALPISAFILTIIAVAVASVKRRGGMGVNLAFGIIVAFIFIFFDKVFGTLAEQSGFSPLLAVVLPNLLFGILAFVLLQKAKR